Proteins encoded together in one Astyanax mexicanus isolate ESR-SI-001 chromosome 10, AstMex3_surface, whole genome shotgun sequence window:
- the mespbb gene encoding mesoderm posterior bb, translated as MDLSSSFLSYSTQSWSSPSSDSDIYNISSPEAASPSNYSDFSPGSRSQDTPATLRSAIPRCVESRMSVGKQRTRTRSKNPSKQRQNASEKEKLRMRDLTKALHHLRTYLPPSVAPAGQTLTKIETLRLTIRYISYLSSQLGQEPLSQRSDLSPPYSGICHYSSVPEAWRPASGAETHTQDIGHLGHTSVTTAEPQNEMDVDIFGSMLEYPLYPETSFSCQDYSKAAHYQSLAPAFWS; from the exons ATGGATCTATCCTCCTCTTTTCTCAGCTACAGCACACAAAGCTGGAGTTCTCCCAGCTCTGACTCTGATATTTACAATATTTCCTCTCCAGAAGCTGCGTCGCCATCAAACTACTCAGACTTTTCACCAGGGAGCAGGTCTCAGGACACCCCAGCCACACTAAG GTCAGCTATTCCCCGGTGTGTAGAATCAAGAATGTCAGTCGGAAAGCAGAGGACGAGGACACGCTCTAAAAACCCAAGCAAGCAGAGACAGAACGCCAGTGAGAAAGAAAAACTAAGGATGAGGGACCTGACCAAAGCCCTCCATCACCTCAGGACCTACCTGCCTCCATCTGTAGCTCCAGCTGGACAAACCTTGACCAAGATCGAGACGCTGCGCCTCACCATCCGTTACATCTCCTACCTGTCCTCGCAGCTGGGCCAGGAGCCCCTCTCTCAGAGGAGTGACCTGAGTCCCCCTTACAGTGGGATCTGCCATTACAGCTCCGTTCCTGAAGCCTGGAGACCAGCAAGCGgggcagaaacacacacacaggacattgGACACCTTGGTCACACCAGTGTAACAACAGCTGAACCTCAGAATGAGATGGACGTGGACATTTTCGGCTCCATGCTGGAGTACCCGCTGTATCCGGAAACATCATTTTCATGCCAG gACTACAGTAAAGCTGCACACTACCAGAGCCTGGCCCCGGCCTTCTGGAGCTGA